Within Runella rosea, the genomic segment CGGTATTTTGTTTTTGGCCATGCGTGGGATGCCGTTCAGCATCAGCGCAGGCGTAGGATTCATCGCGCTATTTGGCGTGGCAGTATTGAATGGTATCGTGCTGATTGCGGAATTTAACCGTCTCAAAGCGAGCGGATTGGATGATACAAGAAGCATTATTCTGAACGGCACCAAAGTACGCCTTCGCCCCGTTTTGATGACGGCTTTTGTGGCCTCTTTAGGCTTTTTGCCGATGGCCCTCAGCAACGGCGCGGGGGCCGAAGTGCAACGTCCATTGGCTACGGTCGTGATTGGCGGGCTGTTGATTGCCACATTTTTGACGCTGTTTGTACTGCCCGTTTTATACATGGTGTTTGAAAAAGTGGGGGTAAAACCTCCTAAAATAACACCGGCCGCAACACTTCTGGTTTTAGGATTATCACTTTGGGGCAAACATACTCAAGCCCAAACGCCCATTACCTTGCAGGCAGCCATTGATACAGCGCTGAAAAACAACTTATCGGTAAAAAACGAAAAGCTTATTTCTACCTACCAACAGGCATTGATAAAAACGGCCAAGAATTTGCCGCAGGCCAATGCAACCGCCGAAATCGGGCAAATCAACAGTGCGTATGTTGACTCAAAAATCGGCATCGGGCAGGCGTTCAGTTTTCCGAAAGTTTATAACACCCAAAAAAATCTGTTGAATGAGGAATGGAAACGAAGTCTTTTGGCGGTCAACGTACGGGAAGTTTTGTTGAAAAAACAGGTGACGCAGGTTTTTTACGGCTTGCTGTACCTGCAACAAAAGCGGCAATTGCTGCAATTTGCCGATACGCTTTACACCGATTTTTTCAAAAGGGCCGAATTGCGTTTGTCGAAAGGTGAAAGCAATGTGCTGGAAAAAGCCACTGCCGAAACCCAGTTGGGACAAATCACGACGCAACTCAATCAGCTTTTGCAGGACATTGACATGATGCAGTTGCAGTTTCAGTTATTGCTTAATACATCCACCCCTTTTACCCCTTCTGCTAACAATTTCAAACTCGCAAGAACGGCTACTGAGTTGTCGTTGAACGAGCACCCGTTTATGCAATTGCTGAAACAACAGCAAGCCATTGCGGCTGCTTCTGTTGAGGTCGAAAAAGCACGATTACTTCCCAATCTTTCGGTAATGTACAACAACGGCAGTATTCGGGGCGTGGGGGCAGACAATAAAACTTATTCGGGCATTCACCGATTCCAGTCGGTGCAGTTGGGCGTTGGGATTCCCATTTTTACGGCAGCACAAAAAGCCCAAATCAACAGCGCCAAAGTGCTTCAACTCGTGGCTGAAAGCAATTATTCAGTGGGTTTGCAGTCATTGGATATTGAGTACAAAACAGCTCAAAATCAGTATGATAAATTCGCGCAAACGGTCGCTTATTTTGAAAATACGGCCTTGGCTAACGCCCGTTTGATTACGAACACGGCCAACCAACAACTCTTTGCGGGAAACATCAATTACCTCGAATGGGTACAATTGGTGAATCAGGCCACGACGGTCCGAAACGACTACGTAGAAGCCGTTCGGAACCTGAATGAGGCCGTTATCCAACTCAATTATTTCAACAACAAATAGACAATCACCATGAAAAATACACTCATATTCAGCGCATTAGTTGGCTTATTGACCGCCTGCGGAAGCAAAACAACCGAAGAACAAACCACCACCGCACCAGCCAACGAAAACATCATCCAACTTACCGAAATTCAAATCAAAAACGCAGGAATCGTGACGGGAAGTTTGGAGCAAAAGCAGATTTCGTCGGTGCTGAAAGTCAACGGAAAAATAGAAGTACCGCCCCAAAACGTGGTTTCCATCAGCGTACCGATGGGTGGTTATCTGAAAAACACGGACTTGCTGGTGGGAATGAACGTGCGCAAAGGGCAACTTTTGGCCGTGATTGAAGACCAGCAATACATTCAGTTGCAGCAGGATTATTTGACGGCCAAATCCAAAATCAATTTCTTAGAAAACGAGTACCTGCGCCAAAAAGACCTCAACCAAAGCAAAGCGAGCAGTGACAAGGTCTATCAGCAGTCGGAAGCGGAATTTAGAGGGCAGCGGGTATTGTTGAGTGCCTTGGCCGAAAAATTGAAATTGGCGGGGATTAACCCCGAAAAGCTGGGGGAAAACAATATTTCTCGCACCATTAACATTTATTCGCCCATCAGCGGGTACGTGTCCAAAATCAACAGCAACATCGGAAAGTACGTCTCGCCCACCGAAGTAATGTTTGAGCTCATCAATCCGACCGATATTCACTTGGCCTTGAAGGTGTTTGAAAAAGACGTAGATAAACTTTTTATTGGTCAAAAAATCATGACGTTTACCAACAACCGCCCCGACAAAAGGTATGTTTCGGAAATCATCATGATTGGAAAAGACCTCACCGCCGACCGCGTGAGCGAGGTTCAGTGCCATTTCAAAAACTACGATAAGGCCCTCATTCCGGGTACATACATGAACGCCGAAGTGGAAATCAAAAACAACAGTGCCTACGTATTGCCCGAAGACGCCATTGTGCGCTACGAGGGCAAGCACTATGCTTTTATCAAGAAAGCCTCCAATGAATTTGAGATGAAAGAAGTACAAATCGGCAACACCGAAAACGGCTTTACGGAGCTACTTAATCCCGACAAATCCAATCAATCCTTTGTAGTAAAAGGGGCATATGCGTTGTTGATGAGCCTTAAAAATAAGTCGGAGGAGTAATTAAATCCGACCTACTGTCCGTTGGATTTTGCACAGATTTGTGCAAAATCCAACTATATTTTATGGATCACCCCACTCTTTTGAGTCTTTTGTCATCTTGTGTGAAATAGGCGGATTGAGAACAATATTCATTCCTAAATATTGACTCTCATGATAAAAATAAGATTCTCCGAATAGATGATATGTTCATATGATTTATCACTAAACTTTATAGTATTTTGCCGGAAAGTCAGCTCATAAAAGCCTGTTTGAGGGGAGAATCATTTGCTTATGAACGCCTCTATCAACAGTATGCCCCCAAAATGATGGTGGTATGCAAACGGTATGTGAGTGATTATGAAGACGCCAAAGACCTTTTGCAAGAAGGGTTTATGAAAGTTTTTCAGGAACTGCACCGCTTCCGCAATGAGGGGTCGTTTGAAGGTTGGATACGACGCATTATGGTCAATGTTTCACTTGAACATTATAAAAAAATGGTCAAGCTACATCATCAATTGGACGACATTTCGCTGTTGAACGACCATTCCCAACCCATTGCCGACGAAGATATTGAAAGCCAGCTTTCAGCCGACGAATTATTACTTTTGGTACAAAGCTTGCCCCCGTCCTATCGTATGGTGTTCAACTTATACGTTTTTGAGGGATTCAAACACCAGGAAATCGCCAAGCAATTGGGTATTGGCGAAGGCACCTCTAAATCCAACTTGCAAGATGCCCGCCGACTGCTACAGAAGAAGATTTTGACGATGAACAAAGAAGCTAAAACCCGTTCGATATGAGCGAGCAAGAACCACACAAACTAGACGAAACCTTTCGTTCGATGATTGAACGGATGTCGTTCGAACCACCCACAGCCAACCTGGAT encodes:
- a CDS encoding efflux RND transporter periplasmic adaptor subunit, with product MKNTLIFSALVGLLTACGSKTTEEQTTTAPANENIIQLTEIQIKNAGIVTGSLEQKQISSVLKVNGKIEVPPQNVVSISVPMGGYLKNTDLLVGMNVRKGQLLAVIEDQQYIQLQQDYLTAKSKINFLENEYLRQKDLNQSKASSDKVYQQSEAEFRGQRVLLSALAEKLKLAGINPEKLGENNISRTINIYSPISGYVSKINSNIGKYVSPTEVMFELINPTDIHLALKVFEKDVDKLFIGQKIMTFTNNRPDKRYVSEIIMIGKDLTADRVSEVQCHFKNYDKALIPGTYMNAEVEIKNNSAYVLPEDAIVRYEGKHYAFIKKASNEFEMKEVQIGNTENGFTELLNPDKSNQSFVVKGAYALLMSLKNKSEE
- a CDS encoding RNA polymerase sigma factor, with product MPESQLIKACLRGESFAYERLYQQYAPKMMVVCKRYVSDYEDAKDLLQEGFMKVFQELHRFRNEGSFEGWIRRIMVNVSLEHYKKMVKLHHQLDDISLLNDHSQPIADEDIESQLSADELLLLVQSLPPSYRMVFNLYVFEGFKHQEIAKQLGIGEGTSKSNLQDARRLLQKKILTMNKEAKTRSI